A DNA window from Thermococcus sp. 4557 contains the following coding sequences:
- a CDS encoding HD family hydrolase, whose protein sequence is MSLLDLFIEAGNLKKLPRTGWLLRGVSNPESIADHSYRVALITLFLADELRAKGVEIDVERALKIAVLHDLAEARVTDIPLTAQYYLDKGKAEKKAAMELFIKTPNPREYFRLWREYEEGLSLEGRLVKFADKLEMLVQALEYERAGFRDLDEFWGALDSLRESEFYGHFRELVEELAGIRGKVK, encoded by the coding sequence ATGTCTCTTCTCGACCTTTTTATCGAGGCTGGAAACCTGAAAAAACTTCCCAGAACGGGCTGGCTCCTCCGGGGCGTTTCAAACCCCGAGAGCATAGCGGACCACAGCTACCGCGTTGCCCTGATAACTCTCTTTCTGGCCGACGAGCTGAGGGCGAAGGGCGTTGAGATAGACGTTGAGCGGGCCCTCAAGATAGCGGTTCTCCACGACCTCGCCGAGGCGAGGGTCACCGACATACCCCTGACGGCGCAGTACTACCTTGACAAGGGCAAGGCCGAGAAGAAGGCCGCGATGGAGCTTTTCATAAAGACCCCAAACCCGAGGGAGTACTTCAGGCTCTGGCGCGAGTACGAGGAGGGTCTCAGCTTGGAGGGCAGGCTGGTTAAGTTCGCGGACAAGCTGGAGATGCTGGTTCAGGCCCTCGAGTACGAGAGGGCCGGCTTCAGAGACCTCGACGAGTTCTGGGGCGCGCTGGATTCCCTCCGGGAGAGCGAGTTCTACGGGCACTTCCGGGAGCTCGTGGAGGAGCTTGCGGGGATAAGGGGAAAGGTTAAATAG
- a CDS encoding ATP-binding protein produces MMQQFIDRRSELEALERAFEGDKAELIVIYGRRRVGKTALILKAVEGFHHLYFLADERSENENLSEFRKKVAGFLGDDLIARSNLGWLELFQLLAERGDGVVVIDELPYLVEANPAFPSLLQKAWDLHLQNSKIKLVLVGSSIGMMERLLGHKSPLYGRRTMQLDVTPLKYWHVPEFLPAYSPETWMMVYGVADGIPLYLNQFDGNSSFWENVERLFLRKESPLYTEAEFLLRQEFREPARYFSILKAIAFGKTKFGDIVNFTGFDRGTVSRYLDNLARIRVIRKVYSAFEPETRRNRRYEFADNYFRFWFRFVYSNRERIERELYGDVLGSVRRDFDHYMGPVFEKAALDFLWRKFAFERGGRWWRKGEEIDFVGLKGETAYFFEVKWGTLSHREALGVLKRLEEKAKNVKTGVEKRRFGIVARSVEGREEFEEEGFIIFELGDLFIGAQR; encoded by the coding sequence ATGATGCAACAATTCATCGATAGGAGGAGCGAACTTGAAGCCCTGGAAAGGGCTTTTGAGGGTGATAAAGCTGAGCTGATAGTGATTTACGGCAGGAGGAGAGTTGGGAAGACTGCCCTCATCTTGAAAGCGGTGGAGGGATTTCATCACCTCTACTTCCTGGCCGATGAGAGGAGTGAAAACGAAAATCTCTCCGAGTTCAGGAAAAAGGTTGCGGGGTTTCTGGGTGATGACCTCATCGCCCGCTCGAATCTTGGCTGGCTTGAGCTGTTTCAGCTCCTTGCGGAGCGGGGAGATGGTGTGGTCGTTATAGACGAGCTTCCCTACCTCGTTGAGGCGAACCCGGCGTTCCCTTCCCTTCTCCAGAAAGCATGGGATCTTCATCTCCAGAACTCGAAAATCAAGCTCGTCCTCGTCGGTTCGTCCATTGGGATGATGGAAAGGCTCCTTGGGCACAAAAGTCCGCTTTATGGTCGCAGAACCATGCAGCTCGACGTGACACCCCTGAAATACTGGCACGTTCCGGAGTTTCTTCCCGCTTATTCTCCGGAGACCTGGATGATGGTTTACGGCGTTGCCGACGGGATACCCCTGTATCTGAATCAGTTCGATGGGAACTCCTCCTTCTGGGAAAACGTTGAGAGGCTCTTCCTTCGGAAGGAAAGCCCGCTCTACACTGAGGCTGAATTCCTGCTGAGACAGGAATTCCGGGAACCCGCGCGCTACTTCTCGATACTCAAAGCCATAGCCTTTGGAAAGACCAAGTTCGGCGACATCGTGAACTTCACGGGCTTCGACAGGGGTACTGTCTCGCGCTACCTCGACAACCTCGCGAGGATTCGTGTGATCAGAAAGGTTTACTCGGCCTTTGAGCCGGAAACGAGGAGAAACAGGCGCTACGAGTTTGCCGACAACTACTTCCGTTTCTGGTTCCGCTTCGTTTATTCAAACAGGGAAAGAATCGAGCGGGAGCTTTACGGTGATGTTTTGGGGAGCGTCAGGCGGGATTTTGACCACTACATGGGTCCAGTCTTTGAAAAGGCTGCCTTGGATTTCCTGTGGAGAAAGTTCGCATTTGAGAGGGGAGGTAGATGGTGGCGAAAGGGCGAGGAGATCGACTTCGTCGGCCTGAAGGGTGAAACCGCGTACTTCTTCGAGGTCAAGTGGGGCACTTTAAGCCATCGAGAGGCCCTTGGGGTTCTTAAAAGGCTTGAGGAAAAGGCCAAGAACGTCAAAACGGGGGTGGAGAAAAGGCGCTTTGGCATCGTTGCCAGGAGCGTTGAGGGCAGGGAGGAATTTGAGGAGGAAGGCTTCATCATCTTTGAGCTTGGCGATCTCTTTATCGGAGCCCAGCGATGA
- the wtpA gene encoding tungstate ABC transporter substrate-binding protein WtpA produces MKWRGIPLITLLMLSVIAAGCINGSENSGLKETTLVVFHAGSLSVPFQQLEKEFSDYAEKNLGYRVTFHDEADGSVKTVRKVTDLGKKADMVAVADYTLIPQLMIPDYADFYVLFATNEIVIAFTEKSKYADEINSDNWYEILARPGVTFGFSDPNQDPCGYRSVMVMKLADYYYDKPVFETLVEKNTNIYFNGSMVVAPKDIQIKNDKVVIRPKETDLTGLVESGSLDYFFIYKSVAEQHNLRYITLPNEINLKDFSKADYYGQVSIYIGSTGKVIKAKPIVYGVTVPKDAPNRELAMEFLRYLLGENGRRVFQENHQDFIWPPVAFGNVPDEIKDEVKVEG; encoded by the coding sequence ATGAAGTGGCGAGGCATCCCTCTGATTACACTCCTCATGCTCTCCGTTATCGCGGCGGGCTGCATAAACGGCTCTGAGAACTCAGGGCTTAAAGAGACAACCCTCGTGGTCTTCCACGCGGGTTCGCTGAGCGTACCCTTCCAGCAGCTTGAGAAGGAGTTCTCGGATTACGCTGAGAAGAACCTCGGTTACAGGGTGACCTTCCATGACGAGGCGGATGGGAGCGTTAAGACAGTGAGGAAGGTGACAGACCTCGGGAAGAAGGCGGACATGGTTGCCGTCGCGGACTACACCCTCATTCCCCAGCTCATGATTCCCGATTACGCGGACTTCTACGTGCTCTTCGCGACGAACGAAATAGTCATCGCCTTCACGGAGAAGAGCAAGTACGCCGACGAGATAAACTCGGACAACTGGTATGAAATCCTCGCGAGGCCGGGCGTCACCTTCGGCTTCTCAGACCCGAACCAGGACCCCTGCGGCTACCGCTCGGTCATGGTCATGAAGCTGGCCGATTACTACTACGACAAACCGGTATTCGAGACCTTAGTCGAGAAGAACACGAACATATACTTCAACGGGAGCATGGTGGTCGCCCCCAAGGATATCCAGATAAAGAACGATAAGGTCGTCATAAGGCCGAAGGAAACCGATTTGACCGGCCTCGTCGAGAGCGGAAGCCTCGACTACTTCTTCATCTACAAGAGCGTGGCAGAACAGCACAACCTGCGCTACATCACCCTCCCGAACGAGATAAACCTCAAGGACTTCAGCAAGGCCGACTACTACGGCCAGGTGAGCATCTACATCGGCTCCACCGGCAAGGTCATCAAGGCCAAGCCCATCGTTTATGGGGTCACCGTTCCGAAGGACGCGCCCAACAGGGAGCTGGCGATGGAGTTCCTCAGATACCTCCTGGGCGAGAACGGCAGGCGGGTCTTCCAGGAGAACCACCAGGACTTCATCTGGCCGCCGGTTGCCTTCGGCAACGTTCCGGATGAGATCAAGGACGAGGTCAAGGTTGAGGGGTGA
- the wtpB gene encoding tungstate ABC transporter permease WtpB: MGTRHDYTLYFFAAIGSFLVVYIALPLLVILAKQASDLGMLVKTLHDAYVIEALRNSLLTATATALIALLFGVPLGYVLARNEFPGKSLVQALVDVPIVIPHSVVGIMLLVTFSSAILDSYTGIIAAMLFVSAPFTINAARDGFLAVDEKLEHVARTLGASRLRAFFSVSLPMAFPAIASGAIMTWARAISEVGAILIVAYYPKTAQVLVMEYFNNYGLRASRPISVILIVMSLTVFVILRWLVGRKANA, from the coding sequence ATGGGGACGAGGCACGACTACACACTCTACTTTTTCGCCGCGATCGGGAGCTTCCTGGTGGTTTACATAGCCCTGCCCCTGCTTGTTATACTGGCTAAGCAGGCCTCCGACTTGGGCATGCTCGTTAAGACCCTTCACGACGCCTACGTTATCGAGGCCCTCAGGAACTCCCTCCTTACAGCGACGGCGACAGCTCTCATAGCTCTCCTCTTCGGCGTCCCCCTCGGCTACGTTCTCGCGAGGAACGAGTTTCCGGGGAAAAGCCTCGTCCAGGCTCTGGTTGATGTCCCAATCGTCATTCCGCACTCCGTAGTTGGAATAATGCTCCTCGTCACCTTTTCGAGCGCGATCCTCGACAGCTACACGGGTATAATCGCGGCGATGCTCTTTGTCTCCGCCCCGTTCACGATAAACGCCGCGAGGGACGGCTTCCTTGCGGTCGACGAGAAGCTCGAGCACGTCGCCAGGACCCTCGGCGCCTCAAGGCTGAGGGCCTTCTTCTCGGTTTCGCTCCCGATGGCGTTTCCGGCCATAGCGAGCGGGGCCATAATGACGTGGGCTCGCGCTATAAGCGAGGTGGGTGCGATACTCATCGTTGCGTACTACCCGAAGACGGCCCAGGTTCTCGTCATGGAGTACTTCAACAACTACGGTCTGAGGGCATCGAGACCGATTTCCGTTATCCTCATCGTGATGAGCCTCACCGTTTTCGTTATCCTGCGCTGGCTCGTGGGGAGGAAGGCCAATGCTTGA
- the wtpC gene encoding tungstate ABC transporter ATP-binding protein WtpC: protein MLEVKSVSKDWKEFRLREISFDVSEGEHFIILGPSGAGKTVLLEIIAGIIEPDAGSVLLNGEDITHWPPERRGLAYIPQNYALFPHMSVFDNIAFGLKLRRVPRAEIERKVKEIAGVLGIAHLLHRKPKTLSGGESQRVAIARALVVEPELLLMDEPFANLDVQTRGKLINEMKRWKRELGFTALHVTHSFEEAVGLGDRVGVMLDGRLIQTGSVRDVFSRPSSEEVARFLGFENIIEGTAEGRILRSNGVEIELPAEARGRVRVGLRPEDIILSLEPIRTSARNEFKALVESVEELGPLVRVHLRIGGLYLRAFITRSSMLEMGITKGREVYVSFKASALHVF, encoded by the coding sequence ATGCTTGAGGTAAAGTCCGTTTCCAAGGACTGGAAGGAGTTCCGGCTGAGGGAGATAAGCTTTGACGTGAGTGAGGGGGAGCACTTCATAATCCTCGGCCCGAGCGGGGCCGGGAAGACGGTGCTCCTTGAGATAATAGCGGGCATAATCGAACCCGACGCCGGGAGTGTCCTTCTCAACGGTGAGGACATAACCCACTGGCCGCCGGAGAGGCGCGGCCTCGCCTACATCCCCCAGAACTACGCCCTCTTCCCCCACATGAGCGTCTTCGACAACATAGCCTTCGGGCTTAAGCTCCGTAGGGTTCCGAGGGCAGAAATCGAGAGAAAAGTTAAGGAAATAGCCGGGGTTCTGGGCATAGCCCACCTTCTCCACAGAAAGCCGAAAACGCTGAGCGGCGGGGAGAGCCAGCGCGTGGCCATAGCCAGGGCCCTCGTTGTGGAGCCCGAGCTTCTGCTCATGGACGAGCCCTTCGCGAACCTCGACGTTCAGACGAGGGGGAAGCTCATCAACGAGATGAAGCGCTGGAAGCGGGAGCTCGGCTTCACCGCGCTGCACGTTACCCACTCCTTCGAGGAGGCGGTGGGCCTGGGCGACAGGGTGGGCGTTATGCTCGATGGGAGGCTCATCCAGACCGGCTCCGTTCGGGACGTCTTTTCGAGACCATCTAGTGAAGAAGTCGCGCGGTTCCTCGGCTTCGAGAATATCATAGAGGGCACCGCGGAGGGAAGGATCCTGAGGAGCAACGGCGTCGAGATAGAGCTTCCGGCGGAGGCGAGGGGAAGGGTTCGCGTTGGCCTGAGGCCCGAGGACATAATCCTCTCGCTGGAGCCCATTAGAACGTCCGCGAGGAACGAGTTCAAAGCCCTGGTCGAGTCGGTTGAAGAACTCGGCCCCCTCGTCAGGGTTCATCTGAGAATCGGCGGCCTGTATCTGAGGGCGTTCATAACCCGCTCCTCGATGCTGGAGATGGGAATAACGAAGGGACGGGAGGTCTACGTCAGCTTCAAGGCGAGCGCCCTTCACGTCTTCTGA
- the tsaA gene encoding tRNA (N6-threonylcarbamoyladenosine(37)-N6)-methyltransferase TrmO — MNFEPFKLVPVGYVQKNEETFIEILPEFWEAVEGLNEDDWIKLILWFHESDRQKGRGVLKVHPRGNLENPLRGVFATRSPVRPNPIALYTVRIHRIEKGRLYIDEIDAFDGTPVVDIKPFVERLDCPEEARLWESRLYTMPKTGLRRREGRSP, encoded by the coding sequence ATGAACTTCGAACCCTTCAAACTCGTCCCGGTCGGATATGTCCAGAAAAACGAAGAGACCTTCATCGAGATCCTCCCCGAGTTCTGGGAAGCGGTAGAAGGCCTCAACGAAGATGACTGGATAAAGCTGATCCTCTGGTTTCACGAGAGCGACAGGCAGAAGGGAAGAGGGGTTCTCAAAGTGCACCCGCGCGGGAACCTGGAGAACCCGCTCAGGGGAGTCTTTGCCACCCGTTCGCCCGTCAGACCCAACCCCATAGCGCTCTACACCGTCAGGATACACCGCATAGAAAAAGGGAGGCTCTACATAGACGAGATCGATGCCTTTGACGGCACGCCGGTCGTCGACATCAAGCCTTTTGTGGAGAGGCTTGACTGCCCGGAGGAGGCCAGACTTTGGGAGAGTAGGCTTTACACGATGCCAAAAACGGGTCTCAGAAGACGTGAAGGGCGCTCGCCTTGA
- a CDS encoding adenosylhomocysteinase, with the protein MDCTRDYCVKDIALAPSGEKKIDWVSRFMPVLQTIRKDFEEKKPFKGVRIATTLHLEMKTAFLLLTLKAAGAEVSAAASNPLSTQDDVVAALAKAGVKVYAIRGEDREQYYEFMHKALDIEPNIIIDDGADMVSTVLKERTELIDGLWGASEETTTGVIRLRAMEKDGVLRFPIIAVNDSYTKYLFDNRYGTGQSTWDGILRTTNLLIAGKNVVVVGYGWCGRGIAMRARGLGATVIVVEVDPIRALEARMDGFLVMNMMEAAKVGDIFITSTGDINCIRREHFEVMKDGVIMANAGHFDVEISKPDLEELAVEISEPRPNITEYRMADGRRLYLLAEGRLVNLAAADGHPAEIMDMSFALQAKAAEYILNNHERLEPKVYVLPREIDEMVARIKLASMGIKIEELTEEQRKYLESWEHGT; encoded by the coding sequence ATGGACTGCACGAGGGATTACTGCGTTAAGGACATCGCCCTGGCCCCCAGCGGCGAGAAAAAGATAGACTGGGTTTCGCGCTTTATGCCGGTTCTCCAGACGATAAGGAAGGACTTTGAGGAGAAGAAACCCTTCAAAGGTGTCAGAATCGCGACGACGCTGCACCTTGAGATGAAGACGGCTTTTCTGCTTCTCACCCTTAAGGCGGCCGGTGCGGAGGTCTCGGCGGCGGCAAGCAACCCGCTCTCGACACAGGACGACGTTGTCGCGGCTTTAGCTAAGGCAGGGGTAAAGGTCTACGCGATCCGCGGGGAGGACAGGGAGCAGTACTACGAGTTCATGCACAAGGCGCTTGACATAGAACCGAACATAATCATAGACGACGGCGCGGACATGGTCTCGACGGTGCTGAAGGAGAGAACCGAGCTGATAGACGGACTCTGGGGAGCGAGCGAAGAGACTACAACGGGCGTCATAAGGCTCCGTGCCATGGAGAAAGACGGCGTTCTGAGGTTCCCGATAATAGCGGTGAACGACAGCTACACCAAATACCTCTTCGACAACCGCTACGGCACCGGCCAGTCAACGTGGGACGGAATTCTGAGAACCACCAACCTGCTGATAGCGGGTAAGAACGTCGTCGTTGTCGGCTACGGCTGGTGCGGCAGGGGCATAGCCATGCGCGCCCGCGGTCTCGGCGCGACTGTCATAGTCGTGGAGGTCGACCCGATTAGGGCGTTGGAGGCGAGGATGGACGGGTTCCTGGTCATGAACATGATGGAAGCGGCGAAGGTGGGCGACATCTTCATCACCTCGACGGGCGACATCAACTGCATACGGCGGGAGCACTTCGAGGTCATGAAGGACGGCGTCATAATGGCCAACGCCGGCCACTTCGACGTCGAGATAAGCAAACCGGACCTCGAGGAGCTGGCCGTCGAGATAAGCGAGCCGAGGCCGAACATAACCGAGTACAGGATGGCGGACGGAAGGAGGCTCTACCTGCTCGCCGAGGGCAGGCTGGTCAACTTGGCGGCCGCCGACGGCCACCCTGCGGAGATAATGGACATGAGCTTCGCCCTTCAGGCGAAGGCGGCCGAATACATACTGAACAACCACGAGAGGCTTGAGCCAAAGGTCTACGTGCTCCCGAGGGAGATAGACGAGATGGTGGCAAGGATAAAGCTCGCCTCGATGGGGATAAAAATCGAGGAGCTCACCGAGGAGCAGAGGAAATACCTGGAGAGCTGGGAGCACGGGACCTGA
- a CDS encoding cyclase family protein, producing MIIDLSLPISENTPVYPDDPPVSLKLWAVIDRDGYYMNVLKMGEHTGTHVDAPAHFVPRGKTIDEMPLEKFIGEGIVLDVRDGDGPVGLDEIPDGGYFGKMVLFLTGGRELSPEVALFLVAEGARAVGTDAMSIGDDAVHKILLSAEVPVFENLANLELLIGMEFTFAAFPLRIEGGSGSPVRAVAIVQRELE from the coding sequence ATGATAATCGACCTCTCCCTCCCCATCTCGGAGAACACCCCGGTTTATCCGGACGACCCGCCCGTGAGCCTGAAGCTCTGGGCCGTCATCGACAGGGACGGCTACTACATGAACGTTCTCAAGATGGGCGAGCACACCGGGACTCACGTCGATGCGCCGGCGCACTTCGTGCCCAGGGGGAAGACCATCGACGAGATGCCGCTTGAGAAGTTCATCGGAGAGGGCATCGTTCTGGACGTCAGGGATGGGGATGGGCCTGTAGGACTCGACGAGATTCCCGACGGCGGCTACTTTGGAAAGATGGTGCTTTTCCTGACGGGCGGCAGGGAGCTCTCCCCGGAGGTGGCGCTGTTTCTGGTGGCGGAGGGTGCAAGGGCCGTCGGGACTGATGCCATGAGCATCGGCGACGACGCCGTTCACAAGATACTCCTGAGCGCTGAGGTGCCTGTGTTTGAGAACCTGGCCAATCTGGAACTCCTCATCGGGATGGAATTCACCTTTGCAGCGTTCCCCCTGAGAATAGAGGGCGGCTCGGGAAGCCCCGTCAGGGCGGTGGCGATAGTTCAGCGGGAATTGGAATGA
- a CDS encoding ribonuclease P protein component 4 yields the protein MSKKKFIRQREQREKRRIARERIETLFTLAGRVFPYEPELANRYVEIALAVQQKARIRMPRKWKRRYCKKCHSFLVPGVNARVRLRNGHVVIKCLNCGHIMRHPYIREQKERRKASLTGETVENGRETKAPSENHSNSR from the coding sequence ATGAGCAAGAAAAAATTCATCCGCCAGAGGGAGCAGAGAGAAAAGCGCAGAATCGCCCGCGAGAGGATTGAGACCCTCTTCACCCTCGCGGGGAGGGTATTCCCCTACGAGCCGGAGCTGGCCAACCGCTACGTTGAGATAGCCCTCGCAGTCCAGCAGAAGGCCAGAATAAGGATGCCCAGGAAGTGGAAACGCCGCTACTGCAAAAAATGCCACTCCTTCCTCGTCCCGGGCGTTAACGCCAGAGTGAGGCTCAGGAACGGCCACGTTGTCATCAAGTGCCTCAACTGCGGCCACATCATGAGGCACCCGTACATCAGGGAGCAGAAGGAGCGTAGAAAAGCCTCCCTTACGGGGGAAACCGTCGAAAATGGACGGGAGACCAAAGCACCGTCAGAAAATCATTCCAATTCCCGCTGA
- a CDS encoding protein-L-isoaspartate(D-aspartate) O-methyltransferase, which translates to MVSEDELRRRWERTVERLFRERIIRSEVVRKSFLKYPRYLFVEKRYRDYAHVDEPLPIPAGQTISAPHMVAIMLELAKLEPGMKVLEIGTGSGWNAALIAELVKGDVYTVERIPELVEFARRNLERAGVENVHVFLGDGTKGFPPKAPYEGIIVTAGAPKIPEPLIEQLKPGGRLIIPVGGYHLWQDLYIVTKDENGWIRKKRWGGVAFVPLIGEHGWDG; encoded by the coding sequence ATGGTTTCCGAAGACGAACTCCGGAGGAGATGGGAGAGAACGGTTGAGAGGCTTTTTCGGGAGAGGATCATCCGAAGCGAGGTCGTTAGGAAGTCTTTTCTTAAGTATCCCCGGTACCTATTCGTTGAAAAGCGCTATCGGGACTACGCCCACGTCGATGAGCCCCTTCCGATTCCCGCGGGGCAGACGATAAGTGCCCCCCACATGGTGGCCATAATGCTTGAGCTGGCCAAGCTGGAGCCGGGGATGAAGGTCCTCGAGATTGGGACGGGCAGCGGATGGAACGCGGCTCTGATAGCGGAGCTCGTGAAGGGCGATGTTTACACGGTTGAACGGATTCCTGAGCTTGTCGAGTTTGCGAGAAGAAACCTCGAGCGGGCTGGGGTGGAAAACGTCCATGTTTTCCTCGGCGACGGCACGAAGGGCTTTCCTCCCAAAGCCCCCTACGAGGGGATAATCGTCACCGCGGGGGCGCCGAAAATCCCCGAGCCCCTGATCGAACAGCTGAAGCCGGGCGGGAGGCTCATAATTCCCGTTGGAGGATATCACCTGTGGCAGGACCTCTACATCGTGACGAAGGACGAAAATGGGTGGATAAGAAAAAAACGCTGGGGTGGGGTTGCCTTCGTGCCGCTCATAGGGGAGCACGGCTGGGATGGGTAG
- a CDS encoding HAD-IB family phosphatase yields the protein MVKLIAFDLEGTLVKSISSWVELHKRFGTWEKGKEYAELFFEGKIDYVKWAELDASLWKGHTREEIMEWANSVEYMDGARELIEFLRENDFRIAILSSGLMCLAGRIARELGVDYVFANELIFDENGVVTGKVNPLVDFKSKGTILRELKAEIEPELTVAVGDGFNDLSMFKEADVSIAINPHEGVEGDHNVESLHEVMEIIAGLVGEGAERGR from the coding sequence ATGGTCAAGCTCATAGCCTTCGATCTTGAGGGAACCCTGGTCAAATCCATTTCCAGCTGGGTTGAACTCCACAAGCGCTTTGGAACCTGGGAGAAGGGAAAGGAATACGCCGAGCTTTTCTTTGAGGGAAAAATAGACTACGTGAAGTGGGCCGAGCTCGACGCCTCTCTGTGGAAGGGCCACACCAGGGAAGAGATCATGGAATGGGCGAACTCGGTTGAGTACATGGATGGGGCCAGGGAGCTCATCGAGTTTCTTCGGGAGAACGACTTCAGGATAGCGATACTCAGCAGCGGTCTCATGTGCCTGGCTGGAAGGATTGCGAGGGAACTTGGGGTTGACTACGTCTTCGCCAACGAGCTGATATTCGACGAGAACGGCGTCGTCACGGGAAAGGTCAACCCCCTCGTTGACTTCAAGAGCAAGGGGACGATACTCAGGGAGCTGAAGGCGGAGATTGAACCCGAGCTGACGGTGGCGGTTGGAGACGGCTTCAACGACCTGAGCATGTTTAAAGAGGCCGACGTCAGCATAGCGATAAACCCGCACGAGGGTGTCGAGGGCGACCACAACGTTGAGAGCCTCCACGAGGTCATGGAGATAATAGCGGGACTGGTGGGGGAAGGGGCTGAACGGGGTCGGTGA
- a CDS encoding A24 family peptidase C-terminal domain-containing protein, translating into MEYVPLLLGLVMGVVTSYTDMKTGFIDDIHIFPTLALIGKLLGWESEESEGLLDRIPIPAVEVGILYYLYQGLHTQHNTILAVSGILGLILGLILGLLLYYIGAWASGDAVILAGFSALLPYPPSTASMVPPYAIGYPLYPLTVLLNSIIAIFPFIFIYSFGVIIARKQFEELRKIFTDRARLTAEVALWIMAALGLRLMIYETTGVVIAGIWSWILTVAVIYVLGKFRKVGDVIGITVLMYLLYIDPLPMARAFLKLLAVLYLFKVFFSLVKFMRRSVLMEEVPVEALEEWDILGETVFERDGKIGRDRDDLFTRIKNAVTSADPSLLRPDYGRVIASSSAEGLRKEQIEELKRLVEEGRLENSFLRKKSMPFAPALFLGFLISYFWGDIFWWIQLKVAGL; encoded by the coding sequence ATGGAATACGTTCCCCTTCTTCTGGGACTGGTTATGGGAGTCGTTACTTCGTATACCGATATGAAAACGGGATTCATAGATGATATACACATTTTTCCAACCCTTGCACTCATCGGAAAGCTTCTCGGATGGGAGAGTGAGGAAAGCGAGGGGCTCCTCGACAGGATACCAATCCCCGCCGTCGAGGTCGGCATACTTTACTACCTCTACCAGGGACTCCACACCCAGCACAACACTATCCTCGCCGTTTCCGGGATTCTGGGGCTTATTCTGGGCCTTATTCTGGGCCTGCTGCTCTATTACATCGGCGCCTGGGCCAGCGGCGACGCCGTGATACTGGCCGGATTCTCCGCACTGCTCCCTTACCCGCCCTCGACCGCGTCAATGGTGCCTCCCTATGCCATAGGCTACCCGCTCTATCCACTGACCGTGCTGCTTAACAGCATCATAGCGATCTTCCCGTTCATATTCATCTACTCCTTCGGCGTGATCATCGCCAGAAAGCAGTTCGAGGAGCTAAGAAAGATATTCACGGACAGGGCACGGCTGACCGCTGAGGTTGCCCTCTGGATAATGGCCGCCCTGGGCCTCCGGCTGATGATCTACGAAACGACGGGAGTGGTCATAGCCGGAATCTGGTCGTGGATCCTCACAGTGGCGGTGATATACGTCCTGGGCAAGTTCAGAAAAGTCGGGGATGTCATTGGAATAACCGTTCTGATGTATCTCCTGTACATCGACCCGCTGCCGATGGCAAGGGCTTTCCTAAAGCTCCTCGCCGTGCTGTACCTGTTCAAGGTGTTTTTCTCCCTTGTGAAGTTTATGAGAAGGAGCGTCCTGATGGAAGAAGTGCCCGTCGAAGCGCTTGAAGAGTGGGATATACTTGGGGAAACAGTATTCGAGAGGGACGGAAAAATTGGCAGGGACAGAGACGACCTCTTCACACGCATCAAGAACGCCGTCACCTCCGCGGACCCATCCCTTCTCCGGCCCGACTACGGGAGGGTTATTGCATCATCCTCCGCGGAGGGTCTCAGGAAAGAGCAGATAGAAGAGCTTAAACGCCTCGTGGAGGAGGGAAGGCTTGAAAACTCATTCCTAAGGAAAAAGTCAATGCCCTTTGCCCCGGCGCTCTTCCTGGGCTTCCTGATAAGCTACTTCTGGGGCGATATCTTCTGGTGGATACAGCTCAAGGTTGCAGGGCTGTGA
- a CDS encoding class III signal peptide-containing protein has product MRRSAQGAIEYLFMLAAVLVLVLIAARVVLNGVKNMNEAISNYVTQVRQEILEDL; this is encoded by the coding sequence ATGAGAAGAAGCGCCCAGGGGGCCATTGAGTACCTTTTCATGCTGGCGGCAGTGCTAGTGCTCGTGCTCATCGCTGCCAGAGTGGTGCTCAACGGTGTCAAGAACATGAACGAGGCCATCTCCAACTACGTGACCCAGGTGAGACAGGAGATACTTGAAGACCTCTGA